In Populus alba chromosome 1, ASM523922v2, whole genome shotgun sequence, a single window of DNA contains:
- the LOC118035997 gene encoding uncharacterized protein: protein MASGWVKSLQCKSRAFDDVFNPNPKHLLPSSSCKKTSSKIIKDVIIETKTKKPKPKRHPINQNQQKPKPELVSTPPTLSRSARNPDPVFPVLAELPEGHPSRNVVEIIFHTSWSNKSFPGRIEMIFKVQNGPRTVARFEEYRESVKTRAGLSGGTTWEENARCVADGNEMMRFYCLGPAGGVQDARGAAWVFPGGKGAVVCTFSGSGGAHESAGAGRGRRAMLVCRVVAGRVTKQIGFDSLIDDCRVGFDSVSGDNGELMVFDSRAVLPCFLIIYRL from the coding sequence ATGGCGAGCGGGTGGGTTAAGTCATTGCAATGTAAGTCAAGAGCATTTGATGATGTTTTTAACCCGAACCCCAAACACTTACTGCCCAGTTCCAGTTGCAAGAAAACCTCTTCAAAAATCATTAAAGATGTCATTATTGAAACCAAAACCAAGAAACCAAAACCTAAACGCCATCCTATCAATCAGAACCAACAAAAGCCCAAACCTGAACTCGTTTCTACACCCCCGACGCTTTCTCGGTCAGCCCGCAACCCTGACCCGGTTTTCCCTGTCCTCGCCGAGCTGCCCGAGGGACACCCTTCGAGAAATGTGGTAGAGATTATCTTTCACACGAGTTGGAGCAATAAATCTTTTCCGGGTCGGATCGAGATGATCTTCAAAGTGCAAAACGGGCCCAGAACGGTGGCCCGATTTGAAGAATACCGAGAGAGTGTTAAAACCCGGGCCGGGTTGTCGGGTGGGACCACATGGGAGGAGAATGCAAGGTGCGTCGCGGATGGAAACGAGATGATGCGGTTTTATTGCCTGGGTCCCGCTGGAGGTGTACAGGACGCGCGTGGTGCTGCGTGGGTTTTCCCAGGGGGAAAGGGGGCAGTGGTTTGCACGTTCTCCGGCAGTGGAGGAGCTCATGAGAGCGCTGGTGCTGGTAGGGGAAGGAGAGCGATGCTTGTTTGTCGGGTCGTAGCGGGTCGGGTTACAAAGCAAATCGGTTTTGATTCGTTGATAGATGACTGTCGGGTCgggtttgactcggtgagtggGGATAATGGCGAGTTGATGGTATTTGATAGTCGTGCGGTGTTGCCTTGTTTTCTTATTATCTATAGATTGTAA